The Bosea beijingensis genome contains the following window.
AGGGGCCCCTGGCGCCGGACATCAGCCATCGTCCCGAACCTCCGTGGCGATGGCAGAGGGCCGCTGGCGGAAAGCGTCGTGCCATTGCGCGAGCCGGGGATGGCCTGCCCGCCAGTCCAGATCGGTGAAGCGGAAGTCGAGATAGGACAGGCAGCAGCCGAGCGCTATCCCTGAAAGCGGCAGCGGCCCCGGCGCGATCGGACCGGCCTCGTTCTCGAAACGTGCCAGAGAGGCCGATGCCTTGGTGGCGAAGCTCGACAGCCACTCCTCAGTCTGCTTCTCCGTGGGCTTGTTGCGCTCGTTGCGCCAGAGAATCAGCAGGTCGAGAAATCCGGTCGCCAACGCGTGACGGCTGAGTTCGCTCCAGCGCTCTGGTCCCGCAACGGGAATGATGAGCCCGCCACCGGCGAGTGAATCGAGATACTCGCAGATCACCCCGGAATCGATCAGCGCCGATCCATCGGCCAGGACCAGCGTCGGAATCTTGCTCAGCGGATTGTCGGGCAGCAGGTCCGGGTTCGGCTTCGTCATCTGCACGACCGTGCGCCGCAGCGTCAGCCGGTCGGTGAGGCCCAGTTCATGCGCGGCCAGCATCACTTTCCGCACGAAAGGCGACCGAGGCGACCAGTGAAGTGTCATATCGCCCATTGCACGCTCCCGGCCTATCGGCGCAAATCTATTAGTTCAGTTTTATGGCCTATAACAACCTGAGGCTGACCTGTCGAGCGGGATGGCATATTGAGGTTGGCGGCATTGGATCGCTACAAGCCTGCAAATTATAACGAAACTCGTAGCGCAGCGCTTTCAGGGGCGAATGGCGGTCGCGGTTGACGGCGGTCTATTGCATCAATAGGCTAGTCTTATGTCCTTTTAAAAATAAGCGGGAGGAAACGATGAAGGCATTTCATGCTGCTTTCGCGGCAGCGGCGATCGTGGGGTTGGCCGCGACCGCGCAGGCCGGCACGCTCGAGAAGGTCAAGGAGCGTGGCGAGCTGATTTGCGGGACGAGCCCGGGTGTCCCCGGTTTCTCGCTGCCGAATGCGCAGGGACAATGGGGCGGGCTCGATGTCGACCTCTGCCGCGCCGTCGCTGCGACGGTCCTGGGCGATGCCAAGAAGGTCAAATACATCTCGCTCAATCCAAAGGACCGTTTCGCGGTCGTGCAATCCGGCGAGGTCGACGTGCTCTCGCGCCAGACCACCTGGTCATTGTCGCGCGATACGACGCTCGGCCTGTCCTTCTCGGCGATCACCTATTTTGACGGCCAGGCGCTGATGGTCAAAAAGTCGATGAACATCAAATCCGCGAAGGACCTGGGCGGCGCGACCGTCTGTGTCCAGGGCGGCACGA
Protein-coding sequences here:
- a CDS encoding glutathione S-transferase family protein — protein: MLAAHELGLTDRLTLRRTVVQMTKPNPDLLPDNPLSKIPTLVLADGSALIDSGVICEYLDSLAGGGLIIPVAGPERWSELSRHALATGFLDLLILWRNERNKPTEKQTEEWLSSFATKASASLARFENEAGPIAPGPLPLSGIALGCCLSYLDFRFTDLDWRAGHPRLAQWHDAFRQRPSAIATEVRDDG